A region from the Naumannella halotolerans genome encodes:
- a CDS encoding acyl-CoA dehydrogenase family protein, whose translation MSSEQTMGSEQTMGSEQTMGSEQTMGDVIGPRDLYDEDHRDFAATVRAFVDRQVAPHAERWDGAGRVDRELFARAAEAGILGMSIPQEYGGLGLDDFRFNAAMADELGHHPVSSGMGGIALENDIVIPYFTGLTTEEQKQRWLPGIAAGETIVAVAMTEPGTGSDLSGIRTKAARDGDHYIVDGAKTFISNGQNADLVVTAVRTGEHPHRGISLLVVEADAEGFSRGRQLAKIGLHAQDTSELIFDRVRVPAANLLGAEGEGFLGLMRNLPQERLSIAVAAVAASEGVLMRTLEYVKERKAFGQPIGSFQNTRFELAEMVTAVRATRAHVDNCVRRQVAHDLSPEDAAGVKFLATEQLNNVVGRCLQLHGGYGYMREYRIARDYEDARITTIYGGTTEIMKEIVGRGLGL comes from the coding sequence ATGAGCTCGGAACAGACGATGGGCTCGGAACAGACGATGGGCTCGGAACAGACGATGGGCTCGGAACAGACAATGGGCGACGTCATCGGCCCACGCGATCTGTACGACGAAGATCATCGGGACTTCGCCGCCACGGTCCGGGCATTCGTGGACAGACAGGTCGCGCCCCACGCCGAGCGGTGGGATGGTGCCGGCCGGGTCGATCGCGAGTTGTTCGCCCGCGCCGCGGAGGCCGGGATCCTCGGGATGTCGATCCCGCAGGAGTACGGCGGTCTCGGCCTGGATGACTTCCGTTTCAACGCCGCCATGGCCGATGAGCTCGGGCACCACCCGGTGTCCTCCGGGATGGGCGGGATCGCCTTGGAGAACGACATCGTGATCCCGTACTTCACCGGGTTGACCACCGAGGAACAGAAGCAGCGCTGGCTGCCCGGGATCGCCGCCGGGGAGACGATCGTGGCGGTGGCCATGACCGAACCCGGCACCGGCAGCGACCTCTCCGGAATCCGGACCAAGGCGGCCCGCGACGGTGATCACTACATCGTCGACGGGGCGAAGACCTTCATCTCCAACGGCCAGAACGCCGATCTGGTCGTCACCGCCGTCCGTACCGGAGAGCATCCCCACCGGGGGATCAGCCTGTTGGTCGTGGAGGCCGATGCCGAGGGTTTCTCCCGCGGGCGGCAGTTGGCCAAGATCGGCTTGCACGCCCAGGACACCAGTGAGTTGATCTTCGACCGGGTACGGGTGCCGGCCGCGAACCTCCTCGGAGCCGAGGGCGAGGGTTTCCTCGGTCTGATGCGGAACCTGCCGCAGGAGCGGCTGTCGATCGCGGTGGCAGCGGTGGCGGCCTCCGAAGGTGTGCTGATGCGCACCCTGGAGTACGTAAAGGAGCGCAAGGCCTTCGGCCAGCCGATCGGCAGTTTCCAGAACACCCGGTTCGAGCTGGCCGAGATGGTCACCGCCGTGCGGGCGACCCGGGCCCATGTCGACAATTGCGTCCGCAGGCAGGTCGCGCATGACCTGAGTCCGGAGGATGCCGCCGGGGTGAAGTTCCTCGCCACCGAGCAGCTGAACAACGTGGTCGGTCGCTGTCTGCAACTGCACGGAGGGTACGGCTACATGCGCGAGTACCGGATCGCCCGCGACTACGAGGATGCCCGGATCACCACGATCTACGGCGGTACCACCGAGATCATGAAGGAAATCGTCGGCCGCGGCCTCGGCCTGTGA